The genome window AGGGCCGGACCAGCGCGGCGATGCTTTCCTGCTGTTCAGCCGCCATCACCAGATAGGCGTGTTGCAGGTTATTTGAGATGCTTACCAGCGGTAAAAACGCGCTTTCATTTTGGTAATAGGCTAAAAAATCCAGATAATCGCTGAAAGCGGTATCGCCGCGTTTGCACAATGCGAAAAGATCGTTTTGCAGACCCCAGCGGTCTTCGGGTGACAGTGATTGATCAGCGACCCGTTGTCCCAGAGCAGCCAGATTATCCAAATCGTGGTAGTGGACGATGTAAAATCCAGTTTGTTGATCATTTATTTTGTAGGCGTCGGCTGCTTTCGGAATTTCAATTTCGTGCGTGCTGCTGTCCATCAGAAATGTCATGCTGTCATCCTCTGCCGGGCCTGAAAAAAACCGTATCGTAATGGGTACTTGCCAACTCTGGTCGGCCTCAACCGGCAGATAGCTAAACCGCTGCTGGGTCAATTGCAGCTTGTTGTCGTCCCGCTTAACAGTGATCATCGGAAATCCCGGTTGCTCAATCCAGCTTTTCATCATGCTGCCGACCGGCTGCTCGGATACTTTTTCGAATGAATTCCAGAGATCCTCACTGGTGGCATTATCGTATTGATAGGCTTTGAGATAGTGTTGCAGGCCCTGCTTAAAATTTTGCGATCCGATGTAACCTTCGACTTGCCGTAAAATGCTTCCGCCCTTGCTGTAGATGATCGGCGCTGTGCTGACATTGATGACCACATGCTCCCCGCCTGGAATCTCGATGGCGAAATTTTCGAGGAGCGCATCGCGCGCCATGGCACCGCCGGTACTTCCCCATAAAAACTGCTGCCAGATTTCCCACTGAGGATAATAGTGAGCAACAACCCCATTGCCGAAATAAGTCGCAAAGCTTTCATTTAACCACAGATATTTCCAGTCTTCCGGTGTGACCAGATTGCCGAACCACTGATGGGCAATCTCGTGAGCAATGACTTCACAGATACGCTCTTCGCCGGATTTAGATGTAATCTCCGGATAATGCAGCAGCAGATTTTCACGAAAGGTAATCGCTCCCCAGTTTTCCATGGCTCCAAAGGCAAAATCAGGAATGGCAATCAAATCCATTTTGGGAAGCGGGTAGGGGATGCCGTAATAATCCTCGCAGAAAGCCAGGGACTTGCGGCCAAACTCCAGACCGAACATGGCATAGGGCTTCATTCCGGGCAGTGTGGCCACCCGTACCCGGGGGTCTTCGGTGTCCCGGGTAAATTCAAAGTCACCGACACCCAAAAACACCAGATAGGTTGACATTTTGGGTGTCTGCTCAAAGGTCACGCGCTTTTTTCCATCGTCTAGTGCGGTTTCTTCTTTGATCGCACCGTTTGATATCGCTACCTGGTCGCTGTCGATATCCATGCTGATATCAAAGGTGGCCTTTTTAGCGGGATGATCCATACATGGAAAGGCTCTGCGGGCATCGCTTTCTTCAAACTGGGTGACGGCGATATATTGGGTTTGGTCCGCATGGGTATATTGGCTGCGATAAAAACCGGCCATTTTATCGTTGATCTGACCATTATAGTCAATCTGAATTCGAATAGCCCCCGCCATTTTTTGGGGTAGA of Desulfobacterales bacterium contains these proteins:
- a CDS encoding M1 family metallopeptidase, yielding MQDVRPENYRIHLIPDLKQFTFAGSVTLLIEAPTAIDTVQLNSLELDIQECTVEQESDCVECKFETNSEKEELQIVLPQKMAGAIRIQIDYNGQINDKMAGFYRSQYTHADQTQYIAVTQFEESDARRAFPCMDHPAKKATFDISMDIDSDQVAISNGAIKEETALDDGKKRVTFEQTPKMSTYLVFLGVGDFEFTRDTEDPRVRVATLPGMKPYAMFGLEFGRKSLAFCEDYYGIPYPLPKMDLIAIPDFAFGAMENWGAITFRENLLLHYPEITSKSGEERICEVIAHEIAHQWFGNLVTPEDWKYLWLNESFATYFGNGVVAHYYPQWEIWQQFLWGSTGGAMARDALLENFAIEIPGGEHVVINVSTAPIIYSKGGSILRQVEGYIGSQNFKQGLQHYLKAYQYDNATSEDLWNSFEKVSEQPVGSMMKSWIEQPGFPMITVKRDDNKLQLTQQRFSYLPVEADQSWQVPITIRFFSGPAEDDSMTFLMDSSTHEIEIPKAADAYKINDQQTGFYIVHYHDLDNLAALGQRVADQSLSPEDRWGLQNDLFALCKRGDTAFSDYLDFLAYYQNESAFLPLVSISNNLQHAYLVMAAEQQESIAALVRPWFETVLNDIGFEPAPDEKHTTANLREQLLWHAALCDAESAIAFAAGQFERWLKGDAVHPDIMKSVLQIAALSGDQQTFSSLDERFQKSQIEHERMNILVALGCFKEKVPLENALQYILDTVPARNKFVPVVAMASNPHAIPLLWNWYVSHLEQIEQFHPMLYERVVASIVPMAGMDDPQAVKKFFKDYMQETDKATDVIKLSLERLEINLRLRAAN